CGCAGTCGCAGCCGTGGCCGTGCAACCGCAGCCGTGTGGCCGTACACGCCGAGGGGCCGTACCACGCGCGTGCGCGGTACGGCCCCTCGGCTGCGTGGACGGTCAGTAGACCGGCTTCTCCGGCTCGATCTGGTGGACCCAGCCGATGACCCCGCCGCCGACGTGCACCGCGTCGGAGAAGCCCGCGGACTTCAAGACCGCGAGGACTTCCGCACTGCGGACACCCGTCTTGCAATGCAAGACGATGCGCTTGTCCTGCGGGAGGTCCTGGAGGGCCGTGCCCATCAGGAACTCGCCCTTGGGGATCAGCCTCGCGCCCGGGATCGAGACGATCTCGTACTCGTTCTTCTCGCGGACGTCGATGATCTCGATCGGCTCGTCGTTGTCGATCCACTCCTTGAGCTGCTTGGGAGTGATCGTCGAACCGGCCGCCGCCTCCTGGGCCTCTTCCGACACCACGCCGCAGAAGGCCTCGTAGTCGATGAGCTCGGTGACGGTCGCGTTCGGGCCGCAGACGGCGCAGTCGGGGTCCTTGCGGACCTTGACCTGGCGGTACTGCATCTCCAGGGCGTCGTAGATCATCAGGCGGCCGACCAGCGGCTCGCCGACACCCGTGAGGACCTTGATCGCCTCGGTGACCTGGATGGAACCGATGGACGCGCAGAGCACGCCCAGCACGCCGCCCTCGGCGCAGCTCGGGACCATGCCCGGCGGCGGCGGCTCCGGGTACAGGCAGCGGTAGCAGGGCCCGTGCTCGGACCAGAAGACGGAGGCCTGGCCGTCGAAGCGGTAGATGGAGCCCCACACGTACGGCTTGTTCAGCAGCACGCAGGCGTCGTTGACGAGGTAGCGGGTGGCGAAGTTGTCCGTGCCGTCGACGATGAGGTCGTACTGGCTGAAGATCTCCATCACGTTCTCGGCTTCGAGCCGCTCTTCGTGAAGGACCACGTTCACGTACGGGTTGATGCCCAGCACGCTGTCGCGGGCCGACTCGGCCTTCGAACGGCCGATGTCCGCCTGGCTGTGGATGATCTGACGCTGGAGGTTCGACTCGTCGACCTCGTCGAACTCCACGATGCCCAGCGTGCCGACGCCGGCCGCGGCCAGGTACATGAGGGCGGGCGAGCCGAGGCCGCCGGCGCCCACGGCGAGCACCTTGGCGTTCTTGAGGCGCTTCTGGCCGTCCATCCCGACATCGGGGATGATCAGGTGACGCGAGTACCGGCGGACCTCGTCAACGGTGAGCTCAGCTGCTGGCTCGACCAGGGGTGGCAGCGACACGGGGACTCCAGGGTCATCCCCGCGGACGCGGGGAGCATTTGTGGGTTGTTCTCTCCCGTAACACTGCCACGCCCTTCTTCATTCCGAGACACCCGGTCCGATACGCGAGACGATTTCGTCCCAGTACCCGGGCATCGACGCCCAGGGGTCGCGGTCGGCGGTGCCGCGCCGGTCGGTGAACCAGATCGTCCCGGCGCCCTGCCAGCGGGCGATCCGCAGCGCCTCGTCCAGGTGCGTGCGCGGCACCCCGTGCACCAGGTGGCAGAAGAGCTCCGGCGGGTACTCGGCCGTCCACTCCGCCACCAGTGACCAGCGGTAGTCGGCCCAGGCGCCGCAGAAGGTGACCAGCTGGTCGGCGGTCTCGACGTAGCCCTCATAGGGGTGGGTGCCGTGGCCGAGCACGATGCGGAGCCCGTCGCCGAGGCCGCGCAGGGCGTCCACCACGCGGCGCACCGCGGGCAGGTCCTCCCGGTCGGCGGGGGTGTCGGCCAGGTAGAAGCCGCCGACCCCGTACCAGTCGCGGAAGCGGTGGGCGTCGCCGATCAGCTCCCCGAAGGACCGTGCCCCGTCCCGCATGGCGAGATGGCCGAGGAGACGGCCGCCCGCGCCGCCCGGGTCCCCCGCGTCGCGCAGCCGCCCGGCCGCCTCCGCGCAGTGTGCGTCGGGCCGTCCCCCGGGGCCGTCCGTGACGTTGAGCACCGCCCAGTGCAGCGGCGTCCCGGGACGGGTCAGCTCGGCCCACTCCACCGGGGCGAGCAGCGGGTGCGCGTACCCGGGGGTGCCCAGGCCCAGGCGGCCCGCCCCGGTCGCGGCGGCCTGGGGCGGCGTCGTCAGATGCGGCACGCCGCCTCCATCCAGATGTCGGCCAGGGACTCCTCCAGGTTGATCCGGGGCCGCCAGCCGAGCCGGTCGCGGGCGGTGCGGACGTCGGCCTGCTGCCAGCTGCCGCATCCGTCGGGGTACGGGGGCTGGGGGGCGGCGGCGAGTTGCTCGGCCGTGGCCTCGGCGCGGGGGGAGCCGATCGCGGGCAGGCCCTGCGGCCGTCCCGGGTGCCCGTGCGCCTGGGGGTGCTGCGCGCCGCCGTGCGGTACGTCGAGTTCGTGCAGGGAGCCGCCGTATCCCGCGACCCGGGCCAGTACGGCCGCCGCGTCGCGCAGCCGGACCGCGCGGCCGGTGCCGATGTTGACGACGCCCTGGGCGGCGGAGAGGGAGGCCGCGTGCACCGCCCGGGCGACGTCGCGTACGTCGACGAAGTCGCGCTGCACCCCGAGCCCGCTGAGCTTGAGTTCGCCGTCGCCGGACTGCATGGCCCGCCTCATGGCTTCGGCGAGCCGGCCGAGGGGGGATCCGGCGGGGGTGCCGGGGCCGACGGGCGAGAAGATCCGCAGTACGACGGCGTCCAGCCCGGAGCCGAGCACCAGCTCGGTCGCGGCCAGCTTGCTGACGCCGTACGGTCCGCCCGGTCTCGGGACGGCGTCCTCGGCCGTGGAGGACCCGGGCTGGCTGGGCCCGTACTCGGCGGCGCAGCCGAGCTGGACGAGCCGGGCCCCGCAGCCGCTGCGGCGCAGCGACTCGCAGATGGTGGCGACGGCGACGGTGTTGTGGCGGGTCAGCTCCCGGGCGCCGCCGCGGGTGGCGCCCGCGCAGTTGATGACGACGCCCGGGTGGACGGCGTCGAGGAACCGGGTGAGGGCCCCCGGGCTGCCGGTGGCGAGGTCGAAGCGGACGTCGGCGTCGTCGCCCCGGCCGAGCGCGGTGAGCTGTACGGCGGGGTCGGCGAGCAGCCGGTCGGCGACGTAGCGGCCGAGGTATCCGTTGGCTCCGATCAGCAGCACCCTCATCGCGCGGCCCCTTGGTTGGTTGGCTGGCCGGTCATCCTGTTTCTCCTTGGTCTGGGTGGGGTGGTGGGGGTACGGCGCTCCGGGGTCGGTTTCCGAAGGCTCAGGGACGCGCGTGTGCGGAGGCACGGGACAGCGCGAAGACGGCGTGTACGAGGAGTCCCGCGGCGGCGGCGAGCGGGGCCGCGGGGACCGGTACGAGGGCCACGGCCAGGGCGGCCGCGACGGGCGCCCGGTGTGCGCCGTGGGCGAGCAGCAGCCGGGTCAGGAAGAGCAGCGCCGCGAGCGGGACGGCCACGGCCGGTGGTGCCGTGGCGAGTACGGCGGCCCCCGCGGCGGCGGCGGTGAAGGCGGCGACGGCGGCGACCAGCAGCGGCCGCACCCCGGCGGCGAAGTCCTCCAGGACGCGGCTCCCGGCCAGGCCGCGCCGGGCGCGGGCCGCGAAGGCGGTGGCGGCCAGGTGTCCGGGGGCGACGGCCAGGGCGAGGGCGACACCGAGGGCGGGGCCGTGCCGGTGGACGGCCCAGCCGACGGCGGCCGCCGCGAGCAGGTGCGGCAGGCCGGGGAACCGCCCCCCGGCGGTCCGCCCGGGCCACACGAGCGCGGCGACGGTGACGGCCACCGCGACGGCGCCGGCCGACGGCAGCCGGGCGGCGGCGGCCCCGAGGGCGACGGCCCCGGGCAGCAGGGCGCA
This Streptomyces sp. NBC_00539 DNA region includes the following protein-coding sequences:
- the moeZ gene encoding adenylyltransferase/sulfurtransferase MoeZ, yielding MSLPPLVEPAAELTVDEVRRYSRHLIIPDVGMDGQKRLKNAKVLAVGAGGLGSPALMYLAAAGVGTLGIVEFDEVDESNLQRQIIHSQADIGRSKAESARDSVLGINPYVNVVLHEERLEAENVMEIFSQYDLIVDGTDNFATRYLVNDACVLLNKPYVWGSIYRFDGQASVFWSEHGPCYRCLYPEPPPPGMVPSCAEGGVLGVLCASIGSIQVTEAIKVLTGVGEPLVGRLMIYDALEMQYRQVKVRKDPDCAVCGPNATVTELIDYEAFCGVVSEEAQEAAAGSTITPKQLKEWIDNDEPIEIIDVREKNEYEIVSIPGARLIPKGEFLMGTALQDLPQDKRIVLHCKTGVRSAEVLAVLKSAGFSDAVHVGGGVIGWVHQIEPEKPVY
- a CDS encoding spherulation-specific family 4 protein produces the protein MPHLTTPPQAAATGAGRLGLGTPGYAHPLLAPVEWAELTRPGTPLHWAVLNVTDGPGGRPDAHCAEAAGRLRDAGDPGGAGGRLLGHLAMRDGARSFGELIGDAHRFRDWYGVGGFYLADTPADREDLPAVRRVVDALRGLGDGLRIVLGHGTHPYEGYVETADQLVTFCGAWADYRWSLVAEWTAEYPPELFCHLVHGVPRTHLDEALRIARWQGAGTIWFTDRRGTADRDPWASMPGYWDEIVSRIGPGVSE
- a CDS encoding NAD-dependent epimerase/dehydratase, which codes for MRVLLIGANGYLGRYVADRLLADPAVQLTALGRGDDADVRFDLATGSPGALTRFLDAVHPGVVINCAGATRGGARELTRHNTVAVATICESLRRSGCGARLVQLGCAAEYGPSQPGSSTAEDAVPRPGGPYGVSKLAATELVLGSGLDAVVLRIFSPVGPGTPAGSPLGRLAEAMRRAMQSGDGELKLSGLGVQRDFVDVRDVARAVHAASLSAAQGVVNIGTGRAVRLRDAAAVLARVAGYGGSLHELDVPHGGAQHPQAHGHPGRPQGLPAIGSPRAEATAEQLAAAPQPPYPDGCGSWQQADVRTARDRLGWRPRINLEESLADIWMEAACRI